ATCTATGTGAAGCACCTAACTTATCAGTATTCATCACGAATAGATTATGGCCGCCGATTTGTTTACATTCGTCATTTGGCGAACGCGCAATTGTCATTGATGCACTTCTAGTTACATCGTCAAATAATTTGCAGTCACTACAGCATTTCTCCCGACTTTTAACATACTCCGGGTTTTCTCTCAGAATTTTGGGAGGATTAGATTTTCCATCCATATTTCTTGGCCAGTTCTAGTCCCCTTGCATGATCCTCCGGAGAAGGCGGATCCTGCGATATGAAGATTAACTCATACGGTATTGAATCCCTACGAGGAGTAAGCTTGTATGCAGGGTACTTATGACTAATCTTGACCAAATCTCCAGCACTCTTATCCTTAAGTCGATCTATGATACTGTCTATGAAAGCAATCTCTTGTCCACTAAACTTACTTGGGTCTGAATCCCTTAATGGTATAACCCTGTTCTGTTCATGGTTAAAAAACTGACGTGTTATTACCCTTACAGTTTTGTCCCTTTTCTCCATCTCCATCATTATCGGGACCATCTGTCTCGGCGCGGGTCCCTCGTCTATGGCGAAGTAGTCCGCACCAGTTATAGGCTTACCGTACATACCGTAGTAAAGCATGTCACAGAAGAAAAGGATCTTGTTCAGCTTGGTAGCCTCAAAATACATATCATCTACCGATTTCTCGGCAATGTAGATGATAAGCTCTTTCAGCTTGTCGTTATCCTGCTTGAATCTCTTGGGAGCAATTTCTGTTCTCATTTTCTTGCCCTCCAACGAGTTGCGGCAAATCGTTGAGGTACTTGTCCCTTTTGCTACACTCCTCCTTTGAAAGTTTACGCACGTCGCTCTAATAATGTCAAGAGCCATTTTCAAAAAAGTTTCATTGTTTT
This sequence is a window from Chlamydiota bacterium. Protein-coding genes within it:
- a CDS encoding SocA family protein, with translation MKNNETFLKMALDIIRATCVNFQRRSVAKGTSTSTICRNSLEGKKMRTEIAPKRFKQDNDKLKELIIYIAEKSVDDMYFEATKLNKILFFCDMLYYGMYGKPITGADYFAIDEGPAPRQMVPIMMEMEKRDKTVRVITRQFFNHEQNRVIPLRDSDPSKFSGQEIAFIDSIIDRLKDKSAGDLVKISHKYPAYKLTPRRDSIPYELIFISQDPPSPEDHARGLELAKKYGWKI